Genomic segment of Cereibacter sphaeroides 2.4.1:
AACGCGATTCTGGCGATCAGTTCGGGGAGGAGCGGATTGCCTGAGTGCAAATGCAGACATCAGGGATCGACGCAGCGGGCGAACCTCACATCATGCCGCCCATCTCATCCATCTGGGACATTCGTTCGCCCCTTTCCGGCTTATGCGCGATGATCACCTCCGTCGTGATCAGCAGGCCTGCGATCGATGCGGCGTCCTCCAATGCTATCCGCACGACCTTGGTCGGATCGATGATGCCGGCCTGCAGCATATCGCCGTACGTCTCCAACTGCGCATCGAAGCCAAAGGTTGCGCTGTCGTTCTCGATGACCTTGCCGGCGACGACCGATCCGTCGATCCCGGCGTTGTCGGCGATCTGGCGCAGCGGCGCCTGGATTGCGCGGCGGATGATCTTGATGCCTGCATCCTGATCGGGATTGTCGCCCTTCAAGCCCGCCAGAGCCTTGCCCGCATGAATCAGTGCGGCCCCGCCGCCGGGCACGACGCCCTCCTGTACCGCGGCGCGGGTGGCGTTGAGGGTGTCCTCCACCCTGTCCCTGCGCTCCTTCACTTCGATTTCGGTGGCACCCCCGACCCGAATGACAGCAACTCCGCCCGCGAGTCTCGCCAGACGTTCCTGCAACTTCTCCTTGTTGTAGGCCGACGTCGTATCCTCGATCTGGTTGCGGATCTGGCCGATGCGTGAAGCGATCGCCGCCTTGTCGCCGGCACTGTCGATGAGGATGGTGCTGTCCTTCGTCAGGACAACCTTCTTCGCAAAACCGAGCATGTCCAGCGTGACGGTTTCCAGCTTCGTCCCGAGCTCGGCCGAGATGAGGTGCGCGCCCGTCAGGACTGCAAGATCCTCCAGCATCGCCGCACGCCCATCCCCGAAGCCGGGTGCCTTTGCTGCCGCAACCTTGAGACCGCCGCGCAGCTTGTTGACCACCAGGGTCGTCAGAGCCTCGCCCTCGACGTCCTCGGCCACGACGAGAAGTTGCTTTTCTGCCTGAACGACCGCTTCCAGCAACGGCACCATCGAAGCAAGCGAGGTCAGCTTGCCTTCGTGGAGCAGGATGGCGCAGTCGTCCAATTCCACGACCATCTTCTGCGCATGAGTGATGAAATAGGGGCTCAGGTAACCGCGGTCGAACTGCATGCCTTCCACCACCTCGGTTTCGGTCTCGAGGCCCTTATTCTCCTCTACCTTGATCACCCCCGCAGTGCCGACCTTCGCCATTGCATCGGCGATCTGACGGCCGATCGCCGCCTCGCCATTGGCCGATAGGGCCCCGACCTTCGCAATTTCGGCGCTGTCTCCGACCGGTCGGGACATGGACCTGATCTCGGCTATGACGATGGCCACCGCGCGGTCGATCCCCCGCTTCAGATCCATCGGATTCATGCCGGCCGCGACCGCCTTCATGCCTTCCTTGGCAATGGCCTGTGCCAGAACCGTTGCCGTGGTCGTGCCGTCGCCGGCCTCCTCGTTGGTGCGGCTGGCCACTTCCTTCACCATCTGGGCGCCCACGTTCTCGAAACGGTCCGACAACTCGATCTCCCTGGCGACGGTCACGCCGTCCTTGGTGATACGGGGCGCGCCATAGGACGTGTCGAGAATGACATTTCTGCCCTTCGGGCCGAGGGTGATCTTGACCGTATCGGCCAGCGTGTTGATGCCTTTCAGCATACGGCCGCGGGCGTCGGTACCGAATCGAACTTCTTTAGCGGACATTCGCGGGTTCCTGAGGCTGAGATTGCAGGGAAGGTTTACGGGCTCAGGCGATCACGCCGAGAATGTCGGCCTCCTTCATGATCAGAGGGTGTTCGCCGGTCGCACTCGATCTGCACGCCGGACGATCTTTCAAACAGGATACGGTCGCCCGCTTTCTCATCGGGCGCCACGCCTTCACCGTCCTGACGTCTTCGGCCGATCCCACGGTGTCGACCCGAGCTTAGCTTCACTCGATTTGCGGTTGGAGTATCAGACGTCACGACAGTGCCCCTCGTTCGCCCTCGCCCCAAATGCGGTGAACCGGCCACGGCCCAGGGCTCGGCAGCAGGCCTATCGTCCATGGAAGACAGGAGGACCCCGCGCGGTC
This window contains:
- the groL gene encoding chaperonin GroEL (60 kDa chaperone family; promotes refolding of misfolded polypeptides especially under stressful conditions; forms two stacked rings of heptamers to form a barrel-shaped 14mer; ends can be capped by GroES; misfolded proteins enter the barrel where they are refolded when GroES binds) — encoded protein: MSAKEVRFGTDARGRMLKGINTLADTVKITLGPKGRNVILDTSYGAPRITKDGVTVAREIELSDRFENVGAQMVKEVASRTNEEAGDGTTTATVLAQAIAKEGMKAVAAGMNPMDLKRGIDRAVAIVIAEIRSMSRPVGDSAEIAKVGALSANGEAAIGRQIADAMAKVGTAGVIKVEENKGLETETEVVEGMQFDRGYLSPYFITHAQKMVVELDDCAILLHEGKLTSLASMVPLLEAVVQAEKQLLVVAEDVEGEALTTLVVNKLRGGLKVAAAKAPGFGDGRAAMLEDLAVLTGAHLISAELGTKLETVTLDMLGFAKKVVLTKDSTILIDSAGDKAAIASRIGQIRNQIEDTTSAYNKEKLQERLARLAGGVAVIRVGGATEIEVKERRDRVEDTLNATRAAVQEGVVPGGGAALIHAGKALAGLKGDNPDQDAGIKIIRRAIQAPLRQIADNAGIDGSVVAGKVIENDSATFGFDAQLETYGDMLQAGIIDPTKVVRIALEDAASIAGLLITTEVIIAHKPERGERMSQMDEMGGMM